Proteins found in one Limanda limanda chromosome 18, fLimLim1.1, whole genome shotgun sequence genomic segment:
- the LOC133024707 gene encoding pleurocidin-like peptide WF4, with protein sequence MKFTATFLMLSIFVLMVDLGEGRFHFGRHRPHGHGSGHGRVSGHLFDLLGNAVQGVGEGAASAGVDAAVNAWGQDEQQELNKRSDDDSPSAIVFD encoded by the exons aTGAAGTTCACTGCCACCTTcctcatgttgtccatcttcgTTCTCATGGTTGATCTCGGAGAGGGTCGTTTTCATTTTGGTCGTCATCGTCCTCATGGTCATGGTTCTGGTCATGGTCGTGTTTCTGGTCATCTTTTTGATCTTCTTGGCAACGCGGTGCAAGGGGTTGGTGAAG gtGCTGCGAGTGCTGGCGTGGATGCCGCTGT CAATGCCTGGGGACAGgacgagcagcaggagctcaaCAAGCGCTCAGACGATGACAGCCCCAGTGCTATTGTTTTTGACTGA